Proteins encoded within one genomic window of Streptomyces profundus:
- a CDS encoding cytochrome P450, with protein MTTATLTIDELETINLADPMTHSTRDLADYWRLLRTRRPVFRHPETENGPAFWVLSRYADLLAVYRDNERFISSRGNVLTTLLNGGDSAAGKMLAVTDGRRHRQLRAVLLKAFSPRALDRVAEQVRRTTRERVRAVVADGECDFAKDVAAHIPMGTICALLGVPEEDQEFLLRLNKSALSSDDAAATDRDARLARNEILMYFSGLADQRRFDPRDDVISVLATETIDGKELTDDEIVLNCYSLILGGDETSRLSMIGAMEAFTRYPEQWRALRDGEVAVETATEEVLRWMTPTLHFGRVARYETTVGDQLIPAGEAVTLWNCSANRDEEAFPDPYAFDLARTPNKHLTFGHGPHFCLGAYLARVEIGALLESVREMVDSIAVSGEVRRIHSNFLTGISQLPLTLTARS; from the coding sequence ATGACGACTGCCACCCTGACCATCGACGAACTCGAGACGATCAACCTCGCCGACCCCATGACCCACAGCACCAGGGACCTGGCCGACTACTGGCGGCTGCTGCGCACCAGGCGGCCGGTCTTCCGGCATCCGGAGACCGAGAACGGCCCGGCCTTCTGGGTGTTGTCGCGCTACGCCGACCTGCTGGCGGTGTACCGGGACAACGAACGGTTCATCTCCTCCCGGGGCAACGTGCTGACCACGCTGTTGAACGGCGGCGACTCGGCCGCGGGGAAGATGCTGGCGGTCACCGACGGGCGCCGGCACCGGCAGCTGCGCGCGGTGCTGCTGAAGGCGTTCTCCCCCCGGGCCCTGGACCGGGTGGCCGAGCAGGTGCGGCGCACCACCAGGGAACGGGTGCGGGCCGTGGTGGCCGACGGGGAGTGCGACTTCGCCAAGGACGTCGCCGCGCACATCCCGATGGGCACCATCTGCGCGCTCCTCGGCGTGCCCGAGGAGGACCAGGAGTTCCTGCTGCGGCTCAACAAGTCCGCGCTGAGCTCGGACGACGCGGCGGCCACCGACCGGGACGCGCGGCTGGCCCGCAACGAGATCCTGATGTACTTCTCCGGCCTGGCCGACCAGCGCCGTTTCGACCCCAGGGACGATGTCATCAGCGTGCTGGCGACGGAGACCATCGACGGCAAGGAGCTGACGGACGACGAGATCGTCCTCAACTGCTACAGCCTGATCCTGGGCGGCGACGAGACCAGCCGGCTGTCGATGATCGGCGCGATGGAGGCCTTCACCCGCTATCCGGAGCAGTGGCGTGCGCTGCGCGACGGCGAGGTCGCCGTCGAGACGGCGACGGAGGAGGTGCTGCGCTGGATGACCCCGACGTTGCACTTCGGGCGGGTCGCCAGGTACGAGACCACGGTGGGCGACCAGTTGATCCCGGCGGGCGAGGCGGTGACCCTCTGGAACTGCTCGGCCAACCGGGACGAGGAGGCGTTCCCCGACCCGTACGCCTTCGACCTGGCGCGGACCCCGAACAAGCATCTGACCTTCGGCCATGGGCCGCACTTCTGCCTGGGGGCCTATCTGGCCAGGGTGGAGATCGGCGCGCTGCTGGAGAGCGTGCGGGAGATGGTGGACTCGATCGCCGTCAGCGGCGAGGTGCGGCGCATCCACTCCAACTTCCTGACCGGCATCAGCCAGCTGCCGCTGACCCTGACCGCCAGGTCCTGA
- a CDS encoding cytochrome P450 family protein: MSSTRPLSKYWMLTNEFTQNPYPMLEHLRAERPVTEFPLPDGQRMWVVTRHADAKVALSDTRLSRDIHLQYEQMSKEAGRTILPPPEEANHLANLDPPRHTPLRKAISFAFTPKRTESMRARVEEVSDELIDRMTGQPADLIEGFADPLPVIIIAELMGVPTHMWSEFLRWSVALHTHFAADPSAVADRQANIRELSDYLSGLIEEKEKEPGDDLLSALIHADEDRRLTRIEILSTAFALMSGGNETTATLLGGVLATLLTHPAERERLLADPKSWKSSMDELVRFVNPLTTSLQRVTTAPVEIGGVEIPAGETVVVSVLSANRDEEQFPGCPHKLDLDRPKPAQMSFGFGIHYCSGAHLAKLITEVGTRRMFARRPEIKLAVDPSELRYLQRIGVRPLERLPVVW; the protein is encoded by the coding sequence ATGAGCAGCACGCGACCCCTCTCCAAGTACTGGATGCTCACCAACGAGTTCACCCAGAACCCCTACCCGATGCTGGAACACCTGCGGGCGGAACGGCCGGTGACGGAGTTCCCGTTGCCGGACGGCCAGCGCATGTGGGTGGTGACCCGCCACGCGGACGCCAAGGTCGCGCTGTCCGACACCAGGCTGAGTCGCGACATCCACCTCCAGTACGAGCAGATGTCCAAGGAGGCGGGGCGGACCATCCTGCCGCCGCCCGAGGAGGCCAACCACCTCGCGAACCTGGACCCGCCCCGGCACACCCCGCTGCGGAAGGCGATCAGCTTCGCCTTCACCCCGAAGCGGACCGAGTCGATGCGCGCCAGGGTCGAGGAGGTGTCCGACGAGCTGATCGACCGGATGACCGGCCAACCCGCCGATCTGATCGAGGGGTTCGCCGACCCGCTGCCGGTGATCATCATCGCCGAGTTGATGGGCGTGCCGACCCACATGTGGTCGGAGTTCCTGCGCTGGTCGGTGGCGCTGCACACGCACTTCGCCGCCGACCCGTCGGCGGTGGCCGACCGGCAGGCCAACATCCGCGAGCTGTCGGACTACCTGTCGGGACTCATCGAGGAGAAGGAGAAGGAGCCGGGCGACGATCTGCTCTCGGCGCTCATCCACGCCGACGAGGACCGTCGGCTGACCAGGATCGAGATCCTCTCCACCGCCTTCGCCCTGATGTCCGGCGGGAACGAGACCACGGCGACGCTGCTCGGCGGCGTGCTCGCCACCCTGCTCACCCACCCGGCGGAGCGGGAACGGCTGTTGGCCGACCCGAAGAGCTGGAAGAGCTCGATGGACGAACTGGTGAGGTTCGTCAACCCGCTCACCACCTCGCTCCAGCGGGTCACCACGGCGCCGGTCGAGATCGGCGGGGTGGAGATTCCCGCCGGCGAGACGGTGGTGGTCAGTGTCCTTTCCGCCAACCGGGACGAGGAACAGTTCCCCGGCTGCCCGCACAAGCTCGACCTGGACCGCCCCAAACCGGCCCAGATGAGCTTTGGTTTCGGTATCCACTACTGTTCCGGAGCGCATCTGGCGAAGCTCATCACCGAGGTCGGAACGCGCCGGATGTTCGCCCGCCGCCCCGAAATCAAGCTGGCTGTCGACCCGTCAGAACTGCGCTATCTCCAGCGCATTGGGGTGCGACCGCTGGAACGGCTCCCGGTGGTCTGGTGA
- a CDS encoding acyl carrier protein: protein MNAAKTVDKAELRALVAQVLDLDEEVITDEAHFIEDLGVDSLLALELAVAMEREYEIKIESTEIAQVTSLRDIIGLLGQKTAAAPAAEG from the coding sequence ATGAACGCCGCCAAGACCGTGGACAAGGCCGAACTGCGCGCGCTGGTCGCCCAGGTGCTGGACCTCGACGAGGAGGTCATCACCGACGAGGCCCACTTCATCGAGGACCTCGGCGTGGACTCGCTGCTGGCCCTTGAGCTGGCCGTCGCCATGGAGCGCGAGTACGAGATCAAGATCGAGTCCACCGAGATCGCGCAGGTCACCAGCCTCCGCGACATCATCGGCCTGCTCGGCCAGAAGACGGCCGCCGCCCCGGCGGCCGAGGGCTGA
- a CDS encoding 2-hydroxychromene-2-carboxylate isomerase: protein MSAATKPGKGPRWYFSFRSPYSWMAYRELTENHPEIADTIEWIPSWNPDELTEKTLADRGIRLPFVAMSREKDFYILQDTARLTKARGWQMRWPVDRDPHWEVAHLAYLLAVDAGQGRAFADKVYQARWERGENISDRELIGRIGGEVGLDPERVATAADDPALRERGVAGLARGHKDGVFGVPFFVAGRDKFFGVDRFRAYVAVLGGAELSDPSDQSWLGAIADRADLEVPQQDAGHAGGCG from the coding sequence ATGTCCGCAGCGACCAAGCCGGGCAAGGGCCCGCGCTGGTACTTCTCGTTCCGCAGCCCCTACTCCTGGATGGCCTACCGGGAACTGACGGAAAACCACCCGGAGATCGCCGACACCATCGAGTGGATCCCGTCCTGGAACCCGGACGAGCTCACCGAGAAGACGCTCGCCGACCGGGGCATCCGGCTGCCGTTCGTGGCGATGTCGAGGGAGAAGGACTTCTACATCCTCCAGGACACCGCCCGGCTGACCAAGGCCCGCGGCTGGCAGATGCGTTGGCCGGTGGACCGCGACCCGCACTGGGAGGTCGCGCACCTGGCGTACCTGCTGGCGGTGGACGCGGGCCAGGGCCGGGCGTTCGCCGACAAGGTGTACCAGGCGCGCTGGGAGCGCGGCGAGAACATCAGCGACCGTGAGCTGATCGGCCGGATCGGCGGCGAGGTGGGCCTCGACCCGGAGCGGGTGGCCACCGCGGCCGACGATCCGGCGTTGCGCGAGCGCGGCGTCGCGGGACTGGCCAGGGGGCACAAGGACGGCGTCTTCGGGGTGCCGTTCTTTGTCGCCGGGCGCGACAAGTTCTTCGGCGTCGACCGGTTCCGGGCCTATGTGGCGGTGCTCGGCGGGGCCGAGCTCTCCGACCCGTCCGACCAGTCCTGGCTCGGCGCCATCGCCGACCGGGCCGATCTTGAGGTTCCGCAGCAGGACGCCGGGCACGCCGGCGGCTGCGGCTGA
- the fabG gene encoding 3-oxoacyl-[acyl-carrier-protein] reductase produces the protein MSENSQRVALITGGSRGIGRATALRLARDGYDIAFCYASDGSAAELLEKELTALGRRALGVRADVADGAAVRELVARTERELGPVDLAVASAGITRDNPLLLMTDEQWHSVLDVNLDGVYHLSRSVVYEMMKRKSGTIVNLSSVAGVHGHAAQSNYAASKAGIIAFSKSLAQEVGRYGIRVNVVAPGFIETDMTAAVDEKFLKDARKQIALRRLGTADEVADLVSFLASDRAAYVTGSVFHVDGGIRL, from the coding sequence ATGTCGGAAAACAGCCAGCGGGTCGCGTTGATCACCGGCGGCTCCCGGGGTATCGGCCGCGCCACGGCGCTGCGGCTCGCCAGGGACGGCTATGACATCGCCTTCTGCTACGCCTCGGACGGCTCCGCCGCCGAGCTGTTGGAGAAGGAGCTGACCGCACTCGGCCGCCGGGCGCTCGGAGTCCGCGCCGATGTCGCCGACGGCGCGGCCGTGCGTGAGCTGGTCGCCCGCACCGAGCGGGAGCTCGGCCCCGTCGACCTGGCCGTCGCCTCGGCCGGCATCACGCGGGACAACCCGCTGCTGCTGATGACCGACGAGCAGTGGCACTCCGTCCTCGACGTCAACCTGGACGGGGTCTACCACCTCAGCCGGTCGGTGGTCTACGAGATGATGAAGCGCAAGTCCGGCACCATCGTGAACCTCTCCTCGGTCGCCGGGGTGCACGGGCACGCCGCCCAGTCCAACTACGCGGCGTCCAAGGCCGGGATCATCGCCTTCAGCAAGTCGCTGGCCCAGGAGGTCGGCCGCTACGGCATCCGCGTCAACGTGGTCGCCCCCGGCTTCATCGAGACGGACATGACCGCGGCGGTCGACGAGAAGTTCCTCAAGGACGCCCGCAAGCAGATCGCGCTGCGCCGCCTCGGCACCGCCGACGAGGTGGCCGACCTGGTGTCCTTCCTCGCCTCCGACCGGGCCGCCTATGTCACCGGCTCGGTCTTCCACGTGGACGGCGGCATCCGCCTGTGA
- a CDS encoding 3-hydroxyacyl-ACP dehydratase FabZ family protein gives MTAARTPIEREIHRLLPHRYPMLLVDRILELVPGEHIVAVKAVSLNEPWYAHISDAPEGRDLGYPPALLLESWGQAAGLLAGAGPTGGMAGEDSVMLFGGASAVEYARPVWPGELVTHHVRLGRVFDEALMVEGEARCGDEVVMTVGQGLMAFRPAAVLRPTSD, from the coding sequence GTGACCGCCGCGCGGACACCGATCGAGCGGGAGATCCACCGGCTGCTGCCGCACCGCTACCCGATGCTGCTGGTGGACCGGATCCTGGAGCTCGTGCCGGGCGAGCACATCGTCGCGGTCAAGGCGGTGTCGCTCAACGAGCCGTGGTACGCCCACATCTCGGACGCGCCCGAGGGCCGTGACCTGGGCTACCCGCCCGCGCTGCTGCTGGAGTCGTGGGGGCAGGCCGCCGGGCTGCTCGCCGGCGCCGGGCCGACGGGCGGGATGGCCGGCGAGGACTCCGTGATGCTCTTCGGCGGCGCCTCGGCCGTGGAGTACGCGCGGCCGGTGTGGCCGGGCGAACTCGTCACCCACCACGTCCGGTTGGGCCGGGTGTTCGACGAGGCGCTGATGGTCGAGGGCGAGGCGCGCTGCGGTGACGAGGTGGTGATGACCGTCGGTCAGGGACTGATGGCCTTCCGCCCGGCCGCGGTGCTGCGGCCGACAAGCGACTGA
- a CDS encoding beta-ketoacyl synthase N-terminal-like domain-containing protein, with product MSRLVISDWSAISPFGVERDAFTAGITAGAVAGTVRPDRLEALPGDGLAHEVPDFDIRQVLGSKGTRSMDRLSALSVAGVRQLLDAVPGRRVSATGRRTALVLGTTSGSVQTMVNLTRDTLVQQRPFYVQAAQIPSGIMNSAAAQCAIWHGITGPNATVGGGRAAGLFALRYALRLHAAGRADTVLCGAAEELTHARAWVEHQGRPAGEPSGPLGEGCAVLLLERTEEVDGGLCEVLAVETGIHGGTDVEPALTECLTRTFDRAGVDPGTVWAVSTQAGAGPLGVAERNAVDALLKDERTRRVPTNQPWGEAGAVTVPFQLASVLVEAGRDPAAAGGTALVVAVDQDGVLGCALLRMGTSG from the coding sequence ATGAGTCGCCTCGTCATCTCGGACTGGTCGGCGATCTCGCCGTTCGGCGTCGAACGCGACGCGTTCACCGCCGGGATCACCGCCGGCGCCGTCGCAGGGACGGTGCGCCCCGACCGCCTCGAAGCGCTGCCCGGCGACGGACTCGCCCACGAGGTGCCGGACTTCGACATCCGCCAGGTGCTGGGCAGCAAGGGCACCCGCTCCATGGACCGGCTCAGCGCGCTGTCGGTGGCCGGCGTCCGCCAGCTGCTGGACGCCGTGCCAGGACGCCGGGTCAGCGCCACGGGCCGCCGCACGGCGCTGGTGCTCGGCACCACATCGGGCAGCGTGCAGACGATGGTCAACCTGACCAGGGACACCCTCGTCCAGCAGCGTCCCTTCTACGTCCAGGCGGCGCAGATCCCGAGCGGCATCATGAACAGCGCCGCCGCCCAGTGCGCCATCTGGCACGGCATCACCGGGCCCAACGCCACCGTCGGCGGTGGCCGCGCCGCCGGGCTCTTCGCGCTCCGCTACGCCCTGCGGCTGCACGCCGCCGGGCGCGCCGACACCGTGCTGTGCGGCGCGGCCGAGGAGCTCACCCACGCCCGCGCCTGGGTCGAGCACCAGGGCCGGCCGGCCGGCGAGCCGAGCGGCCCGCTCGGCGAGGGCTGCGCCGTGCTGCTGCTTGAGCGGACCGAGGAGGTGGACGGCGGGCTCTGCGAGGTGCTCGCCGTCGAGACCGGCATCCACGGCGGCACCGATGTCGAGCCGGCGCTCACCGAGTGCCTGACCAGGACCTTCGACCGCGCGGGCGTCGACCCCGGCACCGTCTGGGCGGTCTCGACCCAGGCCGGTGCTGGTCCGCTCGGCGTCGCCGAACGGAACGCGGTGGACGCCCTGTTGAAGGACGAGCGCACCCGGCGGGTGCCGACGAACCAGCCGTGGGGCGAGGCGGGCGCGGTGACCGTGCCCTTCCAACTCGCCTCGGTGCTGGTCGAGGCCGGCCGCGATCCGGCCGCCGCCGGCGGGACCGCCTTGGTCGTCGCCGTGGACCAGGACGGCGTGCTCGGCTGCGCGCTGCTGCGGATGGGAACCAGCGGGTGA
- a CDS encoding alpha/beta fold hydrolase yields MAVRPADRPVLLDHEPGAGPRYLLLHGVANSGRVWDRLGPALPADAARTVAELPWRGGGGAAWSHEGGATRWVREAIERTSRDTGRVDVVVAHSFSALLLTELLSEEPELIERHGLSAVVLAGPFYRASADQFDWGTVSGMADTFRQAMAEGIRVIADGRGNPELHGAMAERVCEEIGPYGWTRFLEHYLRTPWLRTERVRLPVLVVSGEWDTAAPPDEGRALSRALPQGRFLPVEGCGHFPMIEQASRFAAGIRAFLETPTGVRPAGTTSYPEGNERGCPMTGTAVKRLLTETTTVTHEPGYEGANIGTGIGFKHVNYLVEKAVLDHFRRCGLPVGALYQEQGVGFDLVHIKSRLAAALFVDDTVSIEVRPATKDGASELTFKVDITAERDGQPKKAVTATARAVLRRDASEVRFTRWLPLPEGLEPFVTDRIGGAEPGAPVPAPTGPALVSGGSTDTGDPVLDQLTEGANAYAWKFRVPYTYVHFFERMQMSAYLRVMEEAKHRFVDARGISIRTLLDEHNWIPVVTHSSLTLLDEALIEEDMYVVFTVENIFKQLMYTSRVDCYVARDGHLVRTATGDITHGYGQLTNGNEGGLVTWDERVAAALRGEREGDR; encoded by the coding sequence GTGGCGGTGCGCCCGGCCGACCGCCCGGTGCTCCTCGACCACGAGCCGGGTGCCGGCCCGCGGTATCTGCTGCTGCACGGCGTGGCCAACAGCGGCCGGGTCTGGGACCGGCTCGGCCCCGCGCTGCCGGCGGACGCCGCCCGCACCGTGGCCGAACTGCCCTGGCGCGGTGGCGGCGGCGCCGCCTGGAGCCACGAGGGCGGGGCCACCCGCTGGGTGCGCGAGGCCATCGAGCGGACCTCGCGTGACACGGGGCGTGTCGACGTGGTCGTCGCCCACTCGTTCTCCGCGCTGCTGCTGACCGAACTCCTCTCCGAGGAGCCGGAGTTGATCGAACGCCACGGGCTGAGCGCCGTGGTCCTGGCGGGCCCCTTCTACCGCGCCTCCGCCGACCAGTTCGACTGGGGCACGGTCAGCGGCATGGCGGACACCTTCCGGCAGGCCATGGCGGAGGGCATCCGCGTCATCGCGGACGGCCGGGGCAACCCGGAGCTGCACGGCGCCATGGCGGAGCGGGTGTGCGAGGAGATCGGCCCCTACGGCTGGACCCGGTTCCTGGAGCACTATCTGCGCACCCCGTGGCTGCGCACCGAACGGGTGCGGCTGCCGGTGCTCGTCGTCTCCGGGGAGTGGGACACCGCGGCCCCGCCGGACGAGGGCCGGGCGTTGAGCCGGGCGCTGCCGCAGGGCCGTTTCCTGCCGGTCGAGGGCTGCGGCCACTTCCCCATGATCGAACAGGCTTCGCGGTTCGCCGCCGGAATCCGCGCGTTCCTGGAAACGCCCACCGGCGTGCGCCCGGCGGGCACCACGAGCTACCCCGAAGGCAATGAGAGAGGCTGCCCGATGACTGGCACCGCAGTGAAGAGGCTGCTCACCGAGACGACGACGGTCACCCACGAGCCCGGCTACGAGGGTGCCAACATCGGCACCGGCATCGGCTTCAAGCACGTCAACTACCTGGTCGAGAAGGCCGTCCTTGACCACTTCAGGCGCTGCGGCCTGCCGGTCGGGGCGCTCTACCAGGAGCAGGGCGTCGGCTTCGACCTGGTGCACATCAAGAGCCGCCTCGCCGCCGCCCTGTTCGTGGACGACACGGTGTCCATCGAGGTCAGGCCGGCCACCAAGGACGGCGCCTCCGAGCTCACCTTCAAGGTCGACATCACCGCCGAGCGGGACGGGCAGCCGAAGAAGGCCGTGACCGCGACGGCGAGGGCGGTGCTGCGCCGGGACGCGAGCGAGGTCAGGTTCACCCGCTGGCTGCCGCTGCCCGAGGGGCTTGAGCCGTTTGTCACCGACCGGATCGGCGGCGCCGAGCCAGGCGCCCCCGTGCCCGCGCCGACCGGGCCCGCGCTGGTCTCCGGCGGATCGACCGACACCGGGGACCCGGTGCTCGACCAGCTGACCGAGGGCGCCAACGCCTACGCCTGGAAGTTCCGCGTCCCCTACACCTATGTGCACTTCTTCGAGCGGATGCAGATGTCCGCCTATCTGCGGGTGATGGAGGAGGCCAAGCACCGGTTCGTCGACGCGCGCGGCATCTCCATCCGCACCCTGCTCGACGAGCACAACTGGATTCCGGTGGTGACCCACTCCAGCCTCACCCTGCTGGACGAGGCCCTCATCGAGGAGGACATGTATGTCGTCTTCACCGTGGAGAACATCTTCAAGCAGCTGATGTACACCTCCCGGGTGGACTGCTACGTGGCCAGGGACGGCCATCTGGTGCGGACCGCCACCGGCGACATCACCCACGGCTACGGCCAGTTGACCAACGGCAACGAGGGCGGCCTGGTCACCTGGGACGAGCGGGTCGCCGCCGCGCTCCGCGGCGAGCGGGAGGGCGACAGATGA
- a CDS encoding beta-ketoacyl synthase N-terminal-like domain-containing protein, producing the protein MSDETPSGGATVVTGVGLALPGALVPAGLAAADDTGPTDGATPVDPAARIGKKGLRYKDRATQLALVAAHDALRAAGLAEGEGRAAALTAEPTSVGVVASSNYGNLDSVCDVVTTVAEAGSTRLVSPITVPNLSSNVIASEVAIRFTLRGPNLTVCNGPTSGLDAIRWALTWLAGGRAQRVLVLGAEPDNPVVRELLAGRPGLDGAVALVLETAASAAERGAPPLAVVDRYARTGDVAGVVAALRLEADELAGWYPPESELDGDPLPGVARLDAPPGPASSGALGVLWCAAATGRLRENPDGAVLALAGGGAGEDAAGVLMRSAAP; encoded by the coding sequence ATGAGCGACGAGACCCCGAGCGGCGGCGCCACGGTGGTCACAGGGGTCGGGCTGGCGCTCCCAGGGGCCCTGGTGCCCGCGGGTCTCGCGGCGGCCGACGACACCGGGCCCACGGACGGCGCCACGCCGGTCGACCCGGCCGCCAGGATCGGCAAGAAGGGGCTGCGCTACAAGGACAGGGCCACCCAACTCGCCCTGGTCGCCGCCCATGACGCGCTGCGGGCCGCAGGGCTTGCCGAGGGCGAGGGCCGGGCCGCCGCGCTGACCGCCGAACCCACCTCGGTGGGGGTGGTGGCCAGCTCCAACTACGGCAACCTGGACTCCGTCTGCGATGTGGTGACGACCGTCGCCGAGGCGGGGAGCACCCGGCTGGTCAGCCCGATCACGGTGCCGAACCTGTCGAGCAACGTCATCGCCTCCGAGGTGGCCATCCGGTTCACCCTGCGCGGCCCCAACCTGACGGTCTGCAACGGGCCGACCTCGGGGCTCGACGCCATCCGCTGGGCGCTGACCTGGCTGGCCGGCGGCCGGGCCCAGCGGGTGCTGGTGCTCGGGGCCGAGCCCGACAACCCGGTGGTCCGTGAACTGCTCGCGGGCCGCCCCGGGTTGGACGGCGCCGTGGCGCTGGTGCTGGAGACCGCGGCCTCGGCCGCCGAACGCGGCGCGCCGCCGCTCGCCGTCGTCGACCGCTACGCCCGCACCGGGGACGTGGCCGGCGTGGTCGCCGCGCTGCGCCTGGAAGCGGACGAACTGGCCGGCTGGTACCCGCCGGAGAGCGAGCTCGACGGCGACCCGCTGCCCGGTGTGGCCAGGCTCGACGCGCCCCCGGGGCCCGCCTCGTCCGGCGCGCTCGGCGTGCTCTGGTGCGCGGCGGCCACCGGCCGGCTGCGCGAGAACCCCGACGGCGCGGTGCTGGCGCTGGCCGGCGGCGGCGCCGGCGAGGACGCGGCCGGCGTCCTGATGCGGTCGGCGGCACCGTGA
- a CDS encoding beta-ketoacyl synthase N-terminal-like domain-containing protein has product MTKSWPIVGAGALSSVGDTADEMFESLCAGRSGRAPLRGFTAEWYTAGHLFERDDREQGADRPLRATEFLVEAIAQALRDAGLPEDLRDVPVLVGTGLRELRSVELWHRDQAPLTAGDLHFGTALRERFGATDTHTVANACSASLYALSMATDLLAAGAADTVVVAGTDSITESMFGIADRVQSVPPDTIRPFDAERAGSILGEGAAAVVLRREPAPDDRVLGWVRGVGINCDAGHPTAPSLERISDAMNEAHRRAGTEPDDMDLVMLHGTGTHANDLTEAQAMRAVFGPAVKVPLMTGLKSLTGHTSGTSGLHSLIVALRSMATSQVVPIATLRNPIDEVGEFRMVRGEAPVSEPVALAQINAFGFGGVNAVAVVESPATNAERRERALRA; this is encoded by the coding sequence ATGACGAAATCCTGGCCGATCGTCGGCGCCGGCGCGCTGTCCAGCGTCGGCGACACCGCCGACGAGATGTTCGAGAGTCTGTGCGCGGGCCGCAGCGGGCGCGCCCCGCTGCGCGGCTTCACCGCCGAGTGGTACACCGCCGGCCACCTCTTCGAACGGGACGACCGCGAGCAGGGCGCCGACCGGCCGCTGCGGGCGACCGAGTTCCTCGTCGAGGCGATCGCCCAGGCGCTGCGCGACGCCGGTCTCCCCGAGGATCTGCGCGACGTACCCGTGCTCGTCGGCACCGGGCTGCGGGAGCTGCGCTCCGTCGAGCTGTGGCACCGCGACCAGGCCCCGCTCACCGCCGGCGACCTGCACTTCGGCACCGCGCTGCGGGAGCGGTTCGGCGCCACCGACACCCACACCGTCGCCAACGCCTGCTCCGCCTCCCTCTACGCGCTGTCGATGGCCACCGACCTGCTGGCGGCCGGCGCCGCCGACACGGTGGTGGTGGCCGGCACCGACTCCATCACGGAGAGCATGTTCGGGATCGCCGACCGGGTGCAGTCCGTACCGCCCGACACCATCCGCCCGTTCGACGCCGAGCGGGCCGGCTCCATCCTCGGCGAGGGCGCGGCGGCCGTGGTGCTGCGGCGTGAACCCGCCCCGGACGACCGGGTCCTGGGCTGGGTGCGGGGCGTCGGCATCAACTGCGACGCGGGGCACCCCACGGCGCCGAGCCTGGAACGGATCTCCGACGCCATGAACGAGGCGCACCGCCGGGCCGGCACCGAACCGGACGACATGGACCTGGTGATGCTGCACGGCACCGGCACCCATGCCAACGACCTCACCGAGGCCCAGGCCATGCGCGCCGTCTTCGGCCCGGCCGTCAAGGTGCCGCTGATGACCGGCCTCAAGTCGCTGACCGGCCACACCTCCGGCACCTCGGGGCTGCACAGCCTGATCGTCGCCCTGCGCTCCATGGCCACCTCCCAGGTCGTGCCGATCGCCACGCTGCGCAACCCGATCGACGAGGTCGGGGAGTTCCGCATGGTGCGCGGCGAGGCGCCGGTCTCCGAACCGGTCGCGCTGGCCCAGATCAACGCGTTCGGGTTCGGCGGGGTCAACGCGGTCGCCGTCGTGGAGTCCCCGGCGACCAACGCCGAACGGCGCGAACGCGCGCTGCGAGCCTGA